A window of the Listeria swaminathanii genome harbors these coding sequences:
- a CDS encoding O-acetylhomoserine aminocarboxypropyltransferase/cysteine synthase family protein, whose translation MSNEYKFETIQVHGGHTPDGDTHSRAVPIYQTTSYTFDSPEHAAALFGLQETGNIYTRIMNPTTAVLEERLTLLEGGIGAVATASGMAAITYSILNIAGSGDHIVAAATLYGGTHTLFSHTFKTFGIDVTFVDPNEPENFEKAIKENTKAVFIETIGNPDINIVDIEKVADVAHASDIPLIVDNTFATAYLNRPFDFGADIVVYSATKFIGGHGVAIGGAVIDSGKFNWANGKFPKLVVPDDSYNGLSYTNDVGAAAYITKLRVSLLRDTGAALSPFNAFLLILGLETLSLRLEQHVKNAKQVANFLNDHPKVAWVNYPGLADNKYNELAQKYLPKGPGSIFTFGVKGGYEAGKKVIESVELFSHLANVGDAKSLIIHPASTTHQQLSEEQQLTAGVKPESIRLSIGIENADDIIQDLTKALEQI comes from the coding sequence ATGAGTAATGAGTATAAATTCGAAACAATTCAAGTACACGGTGGACATACGCCCGACGGAGACACGCATTCAAGAGCCGTGCCAATTTATCAAACAACGTCGTACACTTTTGATAGCCCAGAACATGCTGCAGCCTTATTTGGTTTACAGGAAACTGGAAATATTTATACACGAATTATGAATCCTACCACAGCTGTTTTAGAAGAGCGGTTAACATTACTTGAAGGTGGTATTGGTGCTGTTGCAACAGCTTCTGGCATGGCCGCTATTACCTACTCTATTTTAAATATTGCTGGTTCCGGGGATCATATCGTCGCAGCAGCAACACTTTACGGTGGAACGCACACTCTTTTCTCTCATACATTTAAAACTTTTGGGATTGACGTTACTTTTGTTGACCCTAACGAACCTGAAAATTTCGAAAAAGCCATTAAAGAAAATACGAAAGCTGTTTTTATTGAAACAATTGGAAATCCCGATATTAATATTGTTGATATCGAAAAAGTGGCGGACGTTGCGCACGCATCCGATATTCCGCTCATCGTTGACAACACATTCGCGACCGCTTATTTAAATCGCCCATTTGATTTTGGCGCTGATATCGTCGTTTACTCGGCAACGAAATTTATCGGTGGTCACGGGGTTGCGATTGGTGGCGCGGTCATTGACTCAGGTAAATTCAACTGGGCAAATGGCAAGTTTCCGAAGTTAGTTGTGCCAGATGATAGCTACAACGGCCTCTCCTACACAAATGATGTTGGCGCTGCGGCTTATATTACCAAACTACGTGTCTCACTCCTTCGTGACACTGGTGCAGCCCTTTCCCCGTTCAACGCTTTCCTACTGATTTTAGGCCTAGAAACGCTATCTCTTCGCCTAGAGCAACACGTTAAAAATGCTAAACAAGTCGCCAATTTCTTAAACGACCATCCAAAAGTTGCTTGGGTGAACTATCCTGGTTTGGCGGATAATAAATACAACGAACTTGCCCAAAAATATTTACCAAAAGGCCCGGGTTCGATTTTCACTTTTGGCGTTAAAGGTGGCTATGAGGCTGGTAAAAAAGTGATTGAATCCGTAGAATTATTCTCGCATTTAGCCAATGTTGGCGATGCAAAATCACTTATTATCCACCCAGCATCCACGACCCACCAACAACTAAGTGAAGAACAACAATTAACAGCTGGCGTGAAACCAGAATCTATTCGCTTATCGATTGGAATCGAAAATGCCGATGATATCATTCAAGATTTAACGAAAGCACTAGAGCAAATTTAG
- a CDS encoding HdeD family acid-resistance protein, which yields MKTFTRILVLLAGIAMLILGIWFLFHPGISLLTSALMLGFLLLISGIFHTISYFSDRKSQSVSGWVLADGILSILLGFLLLFNEFAGPEIIVLLFGMWVLFAGIMRTVGAFTAKQNNVQGWGWILTIGIIGIVVGFIALFNPIVSVIGVIIVVATFFIVQGIGAIATFFFMGKNY from the coding sequence ATGAAAACTTTTACACGAATTCTTGTTTTATTAGCGGGGATTGCAATGCTTATTCTTGGGATTTGGTTCTTATTCCATCCGGGGATTTCATTATTAACATCGGCATTAATGCTAGGTTTCTTATTACTAATTTCTGGTATTTTCCACACAATCTCTTATTTTTCAGACAGAAAATCACAAAGTGTGTCTGGTTGGGTGCTAGCGGACGGGATTTTATCCATCTTACTAGGTTTCTTGCTATTATTTAATGAATTTGCTGGACCAGAAATAATTGTATTACTTTTTGGTATGTGGGTATTGTTTGCTGGTATTATGCGTACAGTAGGTGCATTTACTGCTAAACAAAATAATGTACAAGGATGGGGCTGGATTTTAACAATCGGTATTATTGGTATCGTTGTTGGCTTTATCGCTTTGTTCAATCCAATTGTTTCTGTAATCGGTGTTATAATCGTTGTCGCAACATTCTTCATCGTTCAAGGTATTGGAGCAATTGCAACATTCTTCTTTATGGGTAAAAATTATTAA
- a CDS encoding Crp/Fnr family transcriptional regulator produces MSLLNEESSFYNVDLLHLLKDSSEAVLPYKRIRFRRNQQILTEGAETDYFYIIEDGVVSMSKNTCKEDNIISFLGKQDCIGPLTLLGGTKSPVNYTTISEVNVYQFERKYVLTKFLSSPDVFWQMNALMQSMVTPILEREGYVNLPSSEKVLAGLIACGERFGRIETDGSCLIPYYFTQKILGNYLNLARAYVATNLRKLEEDGIIALSPKPWRVNNFEFHKQKLKETYKSYI; encoded by the coding sequence ATGTCATTATTAAACGAGGAAAGTAGCTTTTACAACGTAGATCTACTCCATTTATTAAAAGATTCTAGCGAAGCAGTTCTTCCATATAAAAGAATTCGCTTTAGGCGCAATCAACAAATTTTAACAGAAGGCGCGGAAACTGATTACTTCTATATCATTGAAGATGGTGTCGTTTCTATGAGTAAAAATACTTGTAAAGAAGATAACATCATTAGCTTCTTAGGCAAACAAGATTGTATCGGACCGCTAACACTACTCGGTGGCACAAAATCACCAGTAAATTACACAACGATAAGTGAAGTTAATGTTTATCAGTTTGAGCGTAAATATGTTCTGACTAAATTTTTAAGTTCACCAGATGTATTTTGGCAGATGAATGCACTTATGCAAAGTATGGTTACACCTATTTTGGAACGAGAAGGTTATGTAAATTTACCTTCTAGCGAAAAAGTTTTAGCGGGATTAATTGCTTGCGGTGAAAGATTTGGCAGAATTGAAACAGATGGTTCTTGCTTAATTCCATATTATTTCACCCAAAAAATCTTAGGGAATTATCTTAATTTAGCTCGAGCTTATGTTGCAACCAACCTGCGAAAGCTAGAAGAAGATGGCATTATTGCGCTTTCGCCAAAACCTTGGCGTGTAAACAATTTTGAGTTTCATAAGCAAAAACTGAAAGAAACATACAAGTCATACATATAA
- a CDS encoding biotin transporter BioY gives MRDQKLKFLVVDALFAVIIALLAQVAIPLGPIPLTGQTFAIGLAATILGARHGTISVLVYIVLGAVGIPVFQGMTAGIGIIFGPTGGFIIGFIFNALLTGWLLEKTKFTVPYAIVANILGAIVTLIFGVLWLKVSTGLDWPAAFLTGMVPFIIPGIIKAIFAALLGILIRDRLIKARLLKAT, from the coding sequence ATGCGCGATCAGAAATTGAAATTTTTAGTAGTAGATGCTTTATTTGCAGTCATCATTGCTTTACTTGCACAAGTTGCTATTCCACTCGGTCCGATTCCACTTACAGGACAGACATTTGCGATTGGCTTAGCAGCAACGATTCTTGGAGCTCGTCATGGCACGATATCTGTGTTAGTTTATATTGTTCTTGGCGCTGTCGGGATTCCCGTTTTCCAAGGAATGACAGCAGGAATTGGGATTATTTTCGGACCAACTGGCGGATTTATTATCGGATTTATTTTTAACGCATTACTTACAGGCTGGTTGCTCGAAAAAACAAAATTCACGGTGCCGTATGCCATTGTTGCCAACATACTCGGCGCTATCGTAACACTTATTTTCGGCGTGTTATGGCTTAAAGTCAGCACTGGACTTGACTGGCCGGCTGCCTTTTTAACAGGAATGGTACCATTTATTATTCCGGGTATTATTAAAGCCATTTTTGCGGCGCTTCTAGGTATCCTTATTCGTGATCGCCTCATCAAAGCAAGACTACTTAAAGCAACATAA
- a CDS encoding PadR family transcriptional regulator, with protein sequence MEVNPQFKKGVLELCCLFLIQKKDCYGYELANQVSKYIEVAEGAIYPVLRRLVKEEYCSTYLVESNEGPSRKYYQLTVKGEIYLNELISEWNNFTDSVAKLLTEEEAVNE encoded by the coding sequence ATGGAGGTTAACCCACAATTCAAAAAAGGTGTGTTAGAACTTTGCTGTTTATTTTTAATTCAAAAGAAAGATTGTTATGGCTATGAGTTAGCGAATCAAGTTTCTAAATATATTGAGGTAGCGGAAGGTGCTATTTATCCAGTACTTAGAAGATTAGTCAAAGAAGAGTATTGTTCCACTTATTTAGTAGAATCGAATGAAGGTCCATCAAGAAAATATTATCAGCTAACTGTCAAAGGCGAAATTTACTTGAATGAACTTATCTCAGAATGGAATAATTTTACAGACAGTGTTGCAAAGCTTTTAACAGAGGAGGAAGCAGTAAATGAATAA
- a CDS encoding HAAS signaling domain-containing protein encodes MNKQDFLNELNQRLELLDPKERRELLSDYQEHFRNGIEAGKSEEQIVFDLGTPEEIAADILSERNIREEHVEAEYYYVPRKNQNENRSVSKQILIGVGLFFLDICLIIPIMVSLWSLVISLWATVGSFLLSPVLLGVMLLFGADFEFYQMFVSIGLVGLGLMLLFVASALTKVTTKATMAIIHWHKYAVKGGGNNA; translated from the coding sequence ATGAATAAGCAAGATTTTTTAAATGAACTAAATCAACGCCTAGAATTGCTTGATCCTAAAGAACGGAGAGAGCTATTATCTGATTATCAAGAGCATTTCAGAAATGGGATTGAAGCAGGGAAAAGCGAGGAACAAATCGTTTTTGACCTTGGAACGCCGGAAGAAATTGCGGCAGATATTTTAAGTGAACGTAATATCCGCGAAGAACATGTCGAAGCAGAATATTATTATGTACCACGTAAAAACCAAAATGAAAATCGATCTGTCAGTAAGCAAATTTTAATTGGAGTAGGTTTATTTTTCCTAGATATTTGTCTTATCATTCCAATTATGGTTTCGCTATGGTCATTAGTTATTTCACTTTGGGCGACGGTTGGTTCTTTTCTTCTTTCACCAGTGCTGCTTGGTGTAATGCTATTGTTTGGCGCTGATTTCGAATTTTATCAAATGTTTGTTTCTATTGGGCTTGTTGGTTTGGGGCTGATGCTTCTATTTGTAGCAAGTGCGCTTACGAAGGTTACGACAAAAGCTACAATGGCGATTATTCATTGGCACAAATATGCAGTCAAAGGAGGCGGAAACAATGCATAA
- a CDS encoding DUF4097 family beta strand repeat-containing protein, producing the protein MHKHQLSKKLFFAGLVLFIIGAIGVAITMNSGDMIEKGEPLTKQWDLANENINTIAFSSERDVSIEWKESTTGKNYIELKGNYSANDKKAIQKLEPVSEDGTSFNITVPEEDDWYNNFGKIYAYGKQKVTVYLTKDTKVTDLEVKSNSGDIQIADFNVKKFVSSTNSGELKVTNLQADTAQMATSSGDLELATIKANTALETGSGETKITNLTGDLEVNGGSGDVTASGVKAKKLKIAIDSGEIDLTDSVTDLAVLTTSSGDIDANTNGIVQAESNSGSIELEGVTNDLTAKTSSGDVDAAFIKQVKNININTDSGEVELEIPGDFKAIYETSSNSGSVKAPTSDSNTANRVTVKTSSGDIKIKK; encoded by the coding sequence ATGCATAAACATCAATTAAGCAAGAAATTATTTTTCGCCGGTTTGGTGCTATTCATCATCGGTGCTATCGGCGTGGCTATCACAATGAACTCAGGTGATATGATTGAAAAAGGAGAACCACTTACAAAACAGTGGGACTTAGCAAACGAAAATATTAACACGATTGCCTTTTCATCCGAGCGAGACGTATCAATTGAATGGAAAGAAAGCACAACTGGAAAAAATTACATCGAATTAAAAGGTAATTACTCCGCAAATGATAAAAAAGCAATCCAAAAATTAGAACCAGTTTCCGAAGATGGAACTTCATTTAATATTACGGTTCCAGAAGAAGATGATTGGTATAACAACTTTGGTAAAATCTATGCTTACGGAAAACAAAAAGTAACTGTCTACTTAACGAAAGATACAAAAGTGACTGATTTAGAAGTGAAATCTAATTCAGGCGATATCCAAATTGCTGATTTTAACGTAAAGAAATTTGTTAGTTCGACTAATTCTGGTGAGTTGAAAGTGACTAATCTCCAAGCGGATACTGCTCAAATGGCGACTTCTTCTGGTGATTTAGAATTAGCTACTATTAAAGCAAATACAGCGCTTGAAACAGGTTCAGGCGAGACAAAAATTACTAATTTAACCGGCGATTTAGAAGTGAATGGTGGTTCAGGAGATGTGACTGCTAGCGGAGTTAAAGCGAAAAAATTGAAAATCGCGATTGATTCTGGTGAAATCGATTTGACTGATAGTGTGACAGATTTGGCCGTGTTAACAACAAGTTCCGGTGATATTGATGCGAATACAAATGGTATAGTGCAAGCAGAATCTAACTCTGGATCAATTGAACTTGAGGGCGTAACGAATGATCTAACGGCTAAAACAAGCTCAGGAGATGTGGATGCAGCATTTATCAAACAAGTAAAAAACATCAACATCAATACAGATTCTGGTGAAGTAGAACTAGAGATACCAGGCGATTTTAAAGCTATTTACGAAACAAGTAGTAATTCTGGTAGTGTAAAAGCACCAACAAGTGATTCTAATACAGCGAACCGTGTCACAGTGAAAACAAGTTCAGGCGATATTAAAATCAAAAAATAA
- a CDS encoding GNAT family N-acetyltransferase, with translation MDFHIRKATNSDAEAIQHVAITSWHHTYQDLIPNDVQDDFLGRFYNVETLHNRISATPFAVLEQADKVIGFANFIELEKGKSELAAFYLLPEVTQRGLGTELLEVGMTLFHVPLPMFVNVEKGNETAIHFYVAKGFVQVEEFTEDFYGYPLETIRFNLSHHAFEEE, from the coding sequence ATGGATTTTCATATTAGAAAAGCAACTAATTCCGATGCCGAGGCCATTCAGCATGTAGCGATTACTTCGTGGCATCATACGTATCAAGATTTAATTCCAAATGATGTACAAGACGACTTTTTGGGAAGATTTTATAATGTTGAAACGCTGCATAATCGTATTTCAGCGACTCCTTTTGCTGTTTTAGAACAAGCAGATAAAGTGATTGGCTTTGCGAATTTTATTGAACTTGAGAAGGGGAAAAGTGAGCTCGCAGCTTTTTATTTATTGCCGGAAGTAACACAACGCGGACTTGGTACGGAGCTTTTGGAAGTGGGCATGACGTTATTTCACGTGCCATTACCAATGTTTGTTAACGTCGAAAAAGGAAACGAAACCGCGATCCATTTTTACGTGGCGAAAGGGTTTGTTCAAGTGGAAGAATTTACCGAGGATTTTTACGGCTATCCACTGGAAACGATTCGTTTTAATTTGAGTCACCATGCGTTTGAAGAAGAATAA
- a CDS encoding DUF4870 domain-containing protein: MFDKKIISALSYFSLFFAPVITPAIIWCTNKDKEIRHHVKWALLTQTTFVAGLIVIISLYNNVPFSTNSADTIQFLALATVFFIVFLNVSILIFNLIRGITRIVKRNDDNWARC, encoded by the coding sequence ATGTTTGATAAAAAGATTATTAGTGCGCTTAGTTATTTCAGTCTTTTCTTTGCCCCTGTTATTACTCCGGCGATTATCTGGTGTACAAATAAAGATAAAGAAATTCGACATCATGTCAAATGGGCGCTCCTTACGCAGACAACATTTGTCGCTGGTCTTATTGTTATAATTTCACTTTATAATAATGTTCCTTTTAGTACCAATAGCGCAGATACCATTCAATTTCTTGCTTTAGCCACTGTATTTTTTATCGTTTTTCTTAATGTATCGATACTCATTTTCAACTTGATTCGGGGTATTACACGTATCGTAAAGAGGAATGACGATAACTGGGCTAGATGTTAA
- a CDS encoding MATE family efflux transporter has translation MNSVHKVASISLFTLAWPIFLEQFLRLMISYIDVFMLGHYSDDAVAATGVANQILVISIIIYGFISVGVQIIVAQMIGAKKHKEIENVITNGLVVAFLIGIVMSIIFIFMSKNFLTWMGIDPHLVQVGAPFLEIIGGSSVVIAIHASILPILRAHGYVRQSIIVPVTISIINVVGNYLFLYGPLAYLDYGVAGVGISTAVANFVGMGLAIWMLRKYIGYTFHFKKLEQVSKKLLYSILRLGLPSAGENLSYAGSQLVVTAIIAILGTEALTTKVYASTVSQFVALFAIALGQASQIIIGRAVGAKEIDKAYKQGLRSWKIGLVVAIVVSVSIYLFAEPIMRLFTTNTEIIAMTKELFLLSIFLELGRATNIIIISSLNSTGDVRFPFICGLIVMWIVSLPFSYVLGISAGLGLVGVWLAYIIDEGVRAVLMYRRWRSKVWSLKSVI, from the coding sequence GTGAATTCAGTACATAAGGTCGCCAGTATAAGTCTTTTTACACTTGCTTGGCCGATCTTTTTAGAGCAATTTTTACGACTGATGATTAGTTATATCGATGTCTTTATGTTGGGGCATTATTCGGATGATGCGGTTGCTGCGACTGGGGTTGCTAATCAGATTCTAGTAATCTCTATTATTATTTACGGCTTCATCAGCGTTGGTGTGCAAATTATCGTTGCGCAAATGATAGGAGCAAAAAAACATAAAGAAATCGAAAATGTAATTACAAATGGCTTAGTGGTCGCGTTCCTAATTGGAATTGTGATGAGTATTATTTTCATTTTTATGTCGAAAAATTTCCTGACTTGGATGGGAATTGATCCTCATTTAGTTCAAGTTGGTGCGCCGTTTTTAGAAATTATCGGTGGGAGTTCGGTTGTTATCGCGATTCATGCTTCGATTTTACCGATTCTTCGGGCGCATGGTTATGTTAGACAGTCGATTATCGTTCCCGTGACAATTAGCATTATCAATGTTGTCGGTAATTACTTATTTCTTTACGGCCCGCTTGCATACTTAGATTACGGCGTGGCAGGTGTCGGGATTTCCACTGCTGTCGCTAACTTCGTCGGAATGGGTCTAGCCATTTGGATGCTAAGAAAATACATCGGCTACACCTTCCATTTCAAAAAATTGGAGCAAGTTTCCAAAAAACTACTTTATTCGATTTTACGACTGGGGCTTCCGTCTGCTGGGGAAAATTTATCCTATGCTGGCTCGCAACTTGTTGTTACGGCGATTATCGCGATTTTAGGTACAGAAGCACTGACGACAAAAGTGTATGCCTCTACTGTCAGCCAGTTTGTTGCACTCTTTGCTATCGCGCTCGGTCAGGCCTCGCAAATTATTATCGGTCGCGCGGTTGGTGCCAAAGAAATTGATAAAGCTTATAAGCAAGGTTTACGCAGTTGGAAAATTGGTTTAGTCGTCGCAATTGTAGTCAGTGTTTCGATTTATCTGTTTGCTGAACCGATTATGCGACTATTTACAACAAACACCGAAATCATTGCGATGACGAAAGAATTGTTCTTGCTTTCGATTTTCCTTGAACTTGGACGTGCCACGAATATTATCATTATTAGTAGTCTTAACTCTACAGGTGACGTTCGTTTTCCATTTATATGTGGGTTGATCGTCATGTGGATTGTTAGTTTGCCGTTCTCCTATGTACTTGGTATCTCGGCCGGGCTTGGGCTCGTTGGCGTTTGGCTTGCTTACATTATCGATGAAGGCGTTCGAGCCGTTCTAATGTACCGCAGATGGCGCAGTAAAGTTTGGTCTTTAAAATCAGTCATATAA
- a CDS encoding MarR family winged helix-turn-helix transcriptional regulator, whose amino-acid sequence MSSENQDLGHSVIKAFMNFKHAELKSFQIPGYSKSETRFIFILSRGLKSKGPKIRVSDLGHMLRISKPSVTQMMQSLEGKGLIKRVQNPEDKRSMYVELTDVGAAVSEKMLDEFQASFEDMQEFLGEDDMKKLITLLEKLTDYLNTKSENKEV is encoded by the coding sequence ATGTCTTCGGAAAATCAAGACTTGGGGCACTCAGTAATTAAGGCTTTCATGAATTTTAAGCATGCTGAATTAAAAAGTTTCCAAATTCCAGGTTACAGTAAATCTGAAACAAGATTTATTTTTATTTTATCTCGTGGGCTTAAAAGCAAAGGGCCGAAAATTCGTGTTTCCGATCTTGGTCACATGCTTAGAATTTCAAAACCAAGCGTAACGCAAATGATGCAATCTCTGGAAGGAAAAGGGCTCATTAAACGTGTCCAAAACCCAGAAGATAAGCGCTCGATGTACGTAGAATTAACCGATGTCGGCGCGGCAGTATCCGAAAAAATGCTCGATGAGTTTCAAGCTAGTTTTGAAGATATGCAAGAATTTTTAGGCGAAGACGACATGAAAAAATTGATCACGCTCCTAGAGAAACTTACAGATTACTTAAACACAAAATCCGAAAATAAGGAGGTATAA